From the bacterium genome, the window CCCAGGCTGGACGCGGCAGAAGCCAGCAGAAACGCATGATGAATCCCCTCTACCTCGATGACGACATTGCCGTCTTCGACAAACCCACGGGACTGGCCTCCATCCCGGAACGAAATCCGGACGCGGCATGCCTGCTGCACCTGGCGGAAACTGCCCTGGGCCAGAAGCTCTTCATCGTTCACCGTCTCGACAAAGAGGTGAGCGGATTGATTCTGTTCGCCCGACACGCGGCGGCGCATCGCTTCCTCAACGCCTGCTTTGCCGGCCGCACGGTGGAGAAACGCTATCTTTTGCTCGCGCTGGGTCGGATCATGAGTGACCGCGGGCAAATCGATGCCGCAATCCGGCAGTATGGCTCTGGAAGGATGGGGATCGATCCAGAACGGGGCAAGCCCTCCCTCACCGAATACGCCGTTCTCAAACGTTTTTCCGGCTCCAGCCTGGTCCGCGCCTTTCCCCATACCGGGCGGCGGCACCAGCTGCGCGTCCACTTTTACAGCATCGGCCACCCCATTGCCGGCGACCCCCGCTATGGCGGCACCCCGACCGGGCCGGCCTGGCCGCGCCTGATGCTCCATGCCGAAGCGATCGCCTTCACCACTGCCGCCGGCATACCTTTGGAGTTCACCGCCCCCCCTCCTGCCTCCTTCACCGCGGTGCTCGAAAGACTGGAGCCTCTTCGGCCGAAAGATCCCCTTCTTTAGGAGGTGCCATGGAAAAACTTCACATCGGCACTTGCAGCTGGAAATATCCCTCGTGGGCGGGCCTGGTCTATTCGGCCCCCACGGGTATCGACTATCTCCGGGAGTACGCCCAAAAGTATACTACCGTCGAGATCGATCAGTGGTTCTGGTCCCTCTTTGAAGGCGGCAAGGTGCAGCTTCCGAAAACAACCGATGTCGAAAGTTACGCCCGCGCCGTGCCAAAAAGCTTTACTTTCACGATCAAGGCGCCCAACAGCGTCTCCCTCACCCATCCTTATCAAGGGGCGAGCGATGGCCCAGTTGCTGCCAATCCCTTCTTCCTATCCGCTGCGGTCATGCGCGATTTGTACGAACGTCTCGAACCGCTGCGGGAGCAGATCGGCATGCTCTTCCTGCAATTCGAATATCTCAACCGGCAGAAAATGGCCTCCCAGCAGCAATTTCAGCAGCGCGTGCAGGAGTTTCGCGCACAACTGCCCGCTGGGCCGCCGCTTGGCCTGGAAATCCGCAACAGCACCTGGCTGAATGCAACCTTTTTTGAGTTCCTCCTCGCCGCCGGGATCCATCCGGTCCTGCTGCAAGGCTACTGGATGCCACCGGTAACCCAGGTTTACGAAAAACACCGGGCCCTGATCGTGCGCCATCCCACCCTGATGCTGCGTTTGATGGGCGCTGACCGCCAAGGTATCGAAAAGGAGGCCGCGGGCTCCTGGGATCGGGTGTTATGGTCGAAAGAGCAAGAACTGCTGGGGATTGCCGAAATGATCCGGGATATCCTTGCCGCCGGCGTGGAACTCTATGTCAACATCAATAACCACTACGAAGGATCGGCACCGCGCACCATCGCCCGGCTGCTGGAGCTGCTTGATGTGTAAAATTAGGGGTTGCGAATAAGAGGAGATTTCCTTAGCTTGATTCGGATGACAATCTAGGAGTAACAGATGAAGAGTATCCGGTTGATCGGCTTGTTGATGGTCTTCGGGCTCTGGGCGTGCGAAAAGGATTCCGTTTCTGCGGATAATAAGCCGGTGGACAAGCCGGAAGGCTGGCAACTGGTCTGGTCGGATGATTTTACCACCAACGGCCTTCCCAGCGCGACGCGTTGGGGCTATCAGACCGGCGGCAGCGGCTGGGGCAACGATGAAAAACAGTATTACTATGGCGACCGGCCGGAAAACTGCCGCGTCGAGAATGGCATGCTGATCATCGAAGCGCGCAAGGATAATTTTGAGGGGCATCCCTACACCTCAGCCCGGCTGGTCAGCCGGGGCAAAGGGGACTGGACCTATGGCCGCTTCGAGATCCGCGCCAAGCTGCCGGCAGGACGAGGCACCTGGCCCGCCATCTGGATGATGCCGACCGTATCAACCTACGGCAGCGGCGGCTGGCCGGATAACGGCGAGATCGATATCATGGAGCACGTAGGTTACGACATGGGCATCATCCATGCCTCGATTCATTCACTAAAGTACAACCACAAGATCAATACCCAGAAGACAGCCACCCTTAAAGTCTATGATGTCGCTTCCAAATTCCACGACTATATCCTCGAGTGGGATGCGACCCAGATCAGGGCCTGGGTCGATACCACCCTCTATTTCACCACACCGAACGAAGGCAAGGGCTGGGAGTACTGGCCCTTCGACAAGTCGTTCTACCTGATCCTTAACATTGCTATCGGGGGCAGCTGGGGTGGTGCGCAGGGCATCGACGATTCCATTTTTCCTCAGCAGATGGTAGTCGACTACGTCCGCGTCTACCAAAAACCGCAATAAGAAGGATTGACGAGGGGGTTTCCCCCATGCCGGAAGAGGGATTGAAATGAAGGTTTGGATAAAAGCCGGATTACTGGCGCTGCCGCTGCTGGCCGCCTCGCCGCGTCCGCTTCTGGCGGACAAGAACGATCAAGCCCGGGCCAAGGAGGCTGATGTCGTGGCGCCGGATGCGGTGGTGCGCGCGGCCTACGAGTGCATCTCCGGGCCGCGTGGCCGGGATCGGGATTGGGACCGGATGCGCAATCTCTGGATTGGCAACGCCCGCATCATCCTCTCCTCCGCCGACTATGAAGGCAAAAGCCGCTGGGAAAACCTGACCCTGGAGAGCTTTATTCAACGGGTTTCCGATTATTACAAGGCGCAGGGTTTTTTCGAGCGGGAGATCGCCTCAACCATCCAGCGCTTCGGCAATGTCGCCCAGATCTGGAGCACCTTCGAAATCCGCAAGGGATCGTCGACCGGCCCGGTCATCAGTCGCGGCATCAACAGCTGGCAGTTGGTCCGGCACGAGGAACGCTGGTGGATAGCCCAGCTGGTCTATGATTTCGAAAGCAGCCGTAATCCTTTGCCGGAGCGCTATCTCAAATAGCCGTCACCACGATTCCATCCAGAGGTTTTCATGGCCGATCACCCCTCTTATCACATGACACCGGAGGAGTTTCGCCGCCTTGGTTACCGCATGATCGACTGGATCGCCGGGTATCAGCAGCGGGTCGCTGAGCTGCCGGTACTCTCCCGGGCAGAGCCGGGCAGTATCCGGGCCAAGCTGCCTACGGCCCCCCCTGATCAGGGTGAGCCCCTCGATGCGGTTTTCCACGATCTTGAGGAGATCATCCTGCCGGGTCTCACCCATTGGCAATCTCCCAATTTTTTCGCTTTCTTCCCTGCCAACACCTCAGGCCCTTCCATTCTCGGCGAGCTGCTTTCAGCCGGCCTCGGGGTACAGGGCATGCTTTGGGCGACCAGCCCAGCTTGCACCGAACTGGAAACCCACATGCTCGACTGGATGGCCGATCTCCTGGATTTGCCGCGCAGTTTCCGATCATCTGGCACTGGCGGGGGCGTCATCCAGGATTCGGCCTCCGGTGCAGCGCTTTGTGCCATTCTGGCAGCGCGCGAGCAGGCGACGGCGCAGCGCAGCAACGAGATCGGCTGCGACGGCCGGCTCACGGCCTATACTTCGGTCGAAGCCCACTCCTCGATTGAAAAGGCGATCAAAATCGCCGGCATCGGCCGCGCCAACCTCCGCTTGATTCCAGTCGATGACCGCTGCGCCATGCGCACACCCTTGCTCGAGGAGGCTATCCGGACCGATTTGCAGGCCGGCCGCAAGCCCTTCTTCGTCAGCGCCACCATCGGCACCACCGCCGCTAACGGTCTCGATCCCCTTCCCGAGATCGGCCGCATCGCGGCGGACTACGGTCTGTGGTTCCATGTCGACGGGGCGATGTCCGGGACAGCCGCCCTCTGCCCGGAATTCCGCTTCATCCAGGCAGGGTTGGAATGGGCCGACAGCTACTGCTTCAATCCTCACAAGTGGATGTTTACCAATTTCGACTGCGACTGTAACTATGTCCGCGACCGCGGCGCGCTCATTCGCGCCTTGAGCATTCTGCCGGAATATCTCCGCAACCGGGCGACCGAATCGGGTGCAGTCATCGATTACCGCGACTGGCAGGTTGCTCTCGGCCGCCGCTTCCGCAGCCTCAAGCTCTGGTTTGTCCTGCGTCACTACGGCCGCGAAGGGCTGCAGTACCATATCCGCCGGCATGTGGCGCTGGCACAGCAGTTCGCCGAGTGGGTTGCCGCTGATCCCGGTTTTGAGATCGCCCTGCCTCCGCCCCTCAATTTGGTCTGCTTCCGCCACCGAGGCGGCGATCAGGCCAACCAATATATCATGGACGAGATCAACCAGAGCGGCCGGGCCTATCTCACCCATGCTATACTAGCGGGGAAACTCACCCTGCGGCTCTGCGTTGGACAAAGCGGGACGGAACTGGACCATGTCCAAGCAATTTGGCAGCGCCTTCAAGAGGCCTCGGGTCGCTGGCAGCAACAGGAAAGAAGCAGGAGAGGCGCTGATGAATAGTTCCGAAGATCCCGCCACACGTCCATTGAGCGGAAAAGGCGGCCTGCCGATGCTCGAGGTCGTCAATGGGCAGGCCAAAGCCCTGATCAGCCTCTATGGCGGCCAGGTCCTCTCCTGGGTGCCGCGCGGCGAAGAGGAGGTACTCTTCCTCAGCGAAAGAAGTCACTTTACGGCAGGCCAGCCCATCCGCGGCGGTGTTCCGATCTGCTGGCCCTGGTTCGGACCGCATCCTGCGGACCCGGCCAAACCGATGCACGGATTTGCCCGGCTGATGACCTGGCGCTTGACCTCCAGCGCCACCCTCCCGTCCGGCGCTAGCCGTATCGAGCTGATGCTGACCGAGTCGCCCGAGACCCTGGCGCTCTGGCCCCAGCCTTTCCGGCTTCTGCTCCATATCGACGTAGGCAGCCATCTGCGCATCGCTCTGACCATGGTGAACTCCGGACCGGAACCCCTGGCGACGACTTCAGCCCTGCATTCCTATTTCCGGCTCGGCAAAGCCGGCCAGGTGCACATCACCGGACTAGACGATACCTTTTACATCGATACCTTGCAGCAGGATTTGTATACCCTGCAACGCGGCAAACTCCAGGTCGACCAAGAGATCAACCGTATTTATCTCGATACCGCCAGCCTCTGTATGATCCACGATCCCCTCCTGGAAAGACAGATCGTGGTCAAGAAAGAGGGCAGCCGGTCGACGGTGGTCTGGAATCCCTGGAGCGAGCGCAGCCGCGGCATGGCCGACCTGGGTCCTGATGAATATCAATACATGGTCTGCATCGAGGCCGGCAATGTACGCCAAGACGGGCGCACCCTCGCCCCGGGCGCGAGCCACACGCTGGTGACAGAGTTTGCAGTGATCCACTGAATCCGGATCAGGCAGCCCGCATGCCACCTGGTCTGCCGCCAGAACGTGGGACCGGGAATGACGTCAGGCGGCGAGCATATTTCGGCGGTATCCATGCTCGATTTTCTGCTTGCATTTTTAATAATATTTCTTTAATTTTAACATCTAAAATCGATATTTTTTACTACTCATACATGAGCAGGAGCGCTTACGATGTCGAAAAAATGTGATATCTGCGGCAAAGGGCCCCAGGTTGGCAATAATGTCAGCCACGCCCACAATCTGACCAAGACGCGCTGGATGCCCAACATCCGCAAGATGCGTATCGTCGAGAAGGGTGCCACCCGGCAAGCCTATGTTTGCACCCGCTGTCTGCGTGGCAACAAGGTCACCAAGGCGCTTTAGGCGCAATACCGACCTGAATGAAAAAGCCGGATCCCCAATCCGGCTTTTTTATTGTGCCGCCTGCCAGCCCTGCCACAATCGATCCTTCTCCAGCCCGTTGTCGATAAAATCCCAGGGAAGTGATTCCTCCCGCCGCTTGGCGCGGTGGATCCACTCCGCGAAGCGGGGATAGATCGCGCGCCAATCGTCGCCACGATCGATCGATGCCACCAGAGCCTCCCCCACCTCGTGGTTGCCGATTGCAAAGAGGGCCTGGAAGAGTTCCTCACGCGCACTCTTGCGCCCCGCACTCACACCCTCTATCCGGTTCAACTCGGCCAGCAAATGGTTTCGCTTCTCCTTGATCTGCTTTTCGCTGGCCATCGCGGCCCACTGGAATGGGGTCCAGGGTTTGGGCACAAAGGTATTGATGCTGACGCGCACCTCGCGTTGGCTCTCCTTGCGGCAAAAAAGCGCTGCCACCTTGCGGGTGAGTTCGATCAGAGCGCGAAGATCTTCGGGCTGTTCGGAAGGCAACCCGATCATGTAATAGAGTTTGAGCTGGCGGATCGGTGACGCACCGATTCGTGCGGCGGCTTGCAGGATCGCCTCCTCCTGCAGATCTTTACGGATAGCGCGACGCAGCCTTTCGCTGCCCGCCTCGGGAGCGAGGGTGACACTGCGGAGGTCACTGGCGTCCAGGGCCAGTAGCAGAGCCTCAGAGACCCGGTCTGCTCTCAATGAGGAGAGGCTGACCTTGTGGCCGCGTGCCAACAGGCTTTCGCACAGCCGATCGAGCGGACGGTAATCGGAGAGAGCGGCTCCGACCAGTCCGATGCGATCTCCCGGATGGGCATAGCGCTCGACCTCCTGCAGAACTGCCTCGAGCGGCCAGGTTCGGAAGGGATGATAGAGATGCCCCGCAGCACAAAAGCTGCAGCCTCTTCCGCAGCCGCGTCCCACCTCCACCATGAACATCTCCAGATGCATATAGGGCGTGACCACAACCGAGGTGGCGGGGGGATGGGTGTGCACATCAAGATAGCGACGGCGGACAGCGCCCGGTGGCGGTTCCAGCCCATGAACGGCGGGCACCCACACGCCCTCCAGCTGCGCCAGCCGTTCGAGAAACGGTTCCCGGCGCCCCCCCGCATCGAGATGCTCTTGATAGGTCCCTTCAAATTCGGGGATGAATCCCTCCGCCTCGCCGACAAGAAAGCAATCTGCAACCGGCGCGAGCACCGATGGATTGTAAAACGCCGCGATGCCGCCCATCATAACGATCGGATCGCGCTCGGAGCGCTGCTGCGCCAGCAGGGGAATCCCTGCCCGTTTCAGCAGTGCAACCACATGGGGATAATCCAACTCGTAGGAGAGCGAAAAGGCAAGGATGCGGAACCGGTTGAGCGGACGCTGGGATTCCAGGGTGTGAAAAGAGGCAGCGAACGGGCCTTCCAGCTGGAAGGCCCGTTCGCCTTTGAGGAGTGGCTGCTCGTTGAACAACCGGTAGACGGTCTGGAAGCCCAGACTCGACATCCCGGTGGCATAACTATTGGGATAGACGAGCGCCAGTGGAGTGGGGCCGGTGGGAAAACTCTCACGGCGGCGGCTCTCGGCGCTGAGCAGCTTCCGGGCATGCGCCCGGAATGCCCCGACCTGATCAGCCATGCAAGCCGCCTCCGGTCATTAAAGGCGTACCTGCTGCACTACGCCTCGGTTCACAGCAGTTTCCAGCGGTTGCGGCGGCACGCCGGAATATCGAATTCACTATCGTCATGGCCGTTGCCATTGCCGGATTCAAGGGGCACATCCTGCAGGGTCCGCTCGACATCCTTCCAAGTGTAAGCGGGCTCCGGCCGGCTGGATGGCGTTTGCGACGGCGGATGCGGTTCGGACTGCGGCGGCTTGGGCCGGTTCGCCGGGATGGTCGTGCGCTGCTGCCAAGATGGATTGAGAATGTCGCGGCTCGCCTCTTTGCTGACGTGCTCATTGATCTCGTCGAGGCGGGTTACGGCAGGGATTTCCTTCTCCAGGAGTCCCCCCTGTTCGAACTTGACGCTCGTCCAGTTGCCGCTCTCACGCGGGCGGCGAACCGCACTCGAAAGCCCGGTGGAAATGACAGTGATGCGCATCTCGTCATCGAGGCTGTTGTCGATAACCGCGCCAAAAATAATATTGGCGCGCGGACCGGCTTCCTCGAAGATGATGGTGGTGGCGGCGTTCACCTCGGCCAGGCTCATCTTCGGACCACCGGTGATGTTGACCAGCAAGCCGAGCGAACCGGCGATGGAAACGTCTTCCAGCAGCGGGCTGTGAATGGCCTGCTCGGCGGCGATCTTGGCCTTGTTTTCGCCGCGGCCGACACCCGAACCCATCAAGGCATCCCCGGCTTCGCTCATGACTGCACGCACATCGGCAAAGTCCAGATTGACCAGCCCAGGCACGGTGATCAGATCCGAAATACCCTTGGTCGCGTTGAAGAGAATCTCATCGGCATAGCGGAAGGCCTTGTCGAGCGGTGTGTCCGGCGGCACGATGGAGATCAGTCTCTGGTTTGGAACAACGATGAGCGTATCGACGCACTCCTTGAGGGCGAGGATGCCTTCATCGGCGCGCATCATCCGCTTCGGTCCCTCGAAGATGAAAGGCCGCGTGACGATTCCCACGGTCAGGGCGCCGATATCGCGGGCGATCTGGGCAACGACGGGCGCAGCGCCGGTACCGGTGCCGCCCCCCATGCCGGCGGTGACGAAGACCAGATCGGCATCCGCCAGGGCATCATAAACCGCATTGCGGTCCTCTTCGATCGCACGCTGGCCCTTCGTGGGATCGGCTCCGGCACCCAGACCCTGCGTGGTCTTGGTCCCGATGCGAATCTTGGTGGGCGCCATGCAGTACTCCAGCGCCTGTTCATCGGTATTGATGGCGATAAACCCTACGCCCTTCAGCCCTTCGGAGATCATGCGCGTCACCGCGTTGCCGCCTGCGCCGCCGACACCGACCACCTTGAGCACCGCGCTGTTGGGATTCACATCATCGAAATCAAATGTCAGATTCATAGCCGGCTCCCTTGTGCTAAATAGATCTTCCGTCAGACCTATCCCTAGTCTGGTGGATGATTCGGGTCCCATATGTTACCCCTCTCTTTGTTGACCTGGCCGCCGGAGCTATCCCTTCTCCTCGGTCCAGGGTGGTGATACTTCCCGCCTGAGATTTCGGCTGGGTAAAGTCGCGCTATAATTTGCGGTCGAACAGCTGCTTGAATTTTCCGTAAAGCGAAGTAAAGCTCTTTTTCTTCGGCTCCACTTCCTCGTCGCGGTGTTTGATGGCATACTGGATCAGGCCCACGCCTGTGGCGCTTTGCGGTGTGCCGGCCTCGTTAATCATACCGGTGAATCCCGCCGGATGGCCAATCTTGACGGGCATGTTAAAGATCTCCTCGGCCAGTTCCATCGTGCCGGGCAGTAACGAGGCCCCACCCGTCAGCACCAGACCCGTCGTCATCAGATTGACATAGGTCGACTTTTTGATCTCTTCATAGATGATGGTCAGGATCTCCACCATGCGCGGCTGAATGATATCGACCAGCAGGCCCTTGGAGATTCGGCGCGACGGCCTTCCATGGATGCCGGGGACCTCGACTACCATATCCTTGTCGCCCTCGCTGTGCAGGGCATGGCCGTGCTCGATCTTGAGTCGTTCGGCCGACTCGATCGGTGTGCGAAGCATGATGGCGAGATCGTTGGTGACGTTGCGGCCGCCGAGAGCGACCACGGCGGTATGGCGGATGCAGCCCTCATAAAAGAGGGCGATATCACTTGTCCCGCCGCCGATATCGACCAGGATCACGCCGAGTTCCTTTTCGTCATCACTCAGCACCGAATAACTGGAGGCCAGGGGCTCGAGCACCAGGTCAGCAGTAGAATAACCCGCCTTTTCGATGCAGCGGTAGATGTTCTGGGCCGAGGCGATCGCGCCGGTGACGATATGGACCTCGGCCTCAAGACGCACGCCGATCATGCCGATCGGGTCACGGATGCCACGCTGGTCATCGACAATGAATTCCTGCGGCAGAATGTGGATCACTTCGCGATCGAGGGGTAGGGCGACAGCGCGCGCCGCCTCGATGACGCGGCGGACATCCTCCTGGCTCACCTCATTGTCCTCTCCAGATATCGCGACCACACCGCGGCCGTTGATGCTGCGAATATGATCCCCGGCGATCCCGGCATAGACCATATCCACCTTGACGTCGGCCATCTCTTCGGCGCGCTCGACGGCTTGCTGGATGGAATGGACCGTCTTCTCCGCATCCACAACAATACCATACCGCAGGCCTTCAGAGGGCGCAGTACCGACGCCGATGATCTTGATCTCCTGGGCCTCATTGACCTCGGCGATATAACAGCCGATCTTGGTGGTGCCGATGTCCAGCCCTGCAATGATATCGATTTCATCCATATGATTATCCTTATCTCGCATTCGCGGTCATGATTTCTTTTTGACGACGATTTGGCTGGCCATGCGCGCGTCCAGACATCGGATGTTGCCCATGAGGGTGGACGGTCCGAGCTGGCTCAGGAAGACATCGAGATTTCTCGCCTTCGCTGCCAGATCATCTTGCCCGAGCAGTACCGGCAGCATACCGGTTTGTGAAAAATAGGCCACCAAGCCGAGTTCCGGGTCGCAGTGGACCTCGGAAAGTTTCTGGCCCAGCAGGCTGCTGCGGCCATTCACCTCAGAGATAAACGCCATCGCCTGATGAAAGAGGAAACCGTCCAGCTGCCGCGAGTGGGTATTAAAGCGCAGACCGGGGCCGGTTATGACCGGCAGATTAGGTATGGGCTCATCTTCCTGAAGTGCGAGGATATTGCCCTTGCCGTCCACCCCCCGGATCCGTCCGGCTGCCAGCAGGACGACCGGACGGCCTGATTTTACTCCCGCCTGCAGATACAGCTTGCATTCGCGCGACTCCAGCGTCAGCATCTCCTTTTCCTCGTCGGCACGGCGGATCTTGTCTTCCAGTTTCTGGCGCAGCTCGTCCCCATCCACATACTGCAGGGCATTCTGGGTCGCCATTTGATCGATGGACAGGACCGGCTCTTCGCTGTCGTGGGCTTCAAGCAGCTGCTGGGTGATGAACAGCGCGGCCACGAGGGCAAAACTGAAAAAAAGCATAACCTTGCTGTACTGCAGAACGCGTTGAGTCATGCAGCCCCCCCCTTCTTGGAGTCCAGGTTCAGAACAGCGCGAGCGAGGTCGGCGCTGGCGGAGGCGTACGCCGCCTCCCGTGCGATATGTCCCATCTGTTCACGCCGTTCGGGGTCGGCGAACAGGGCGATGATCTCTGTCGCCAGATCATGGTGCTCAAGATCGCGCTCCAGGATAACCACGGCCGCGCCGCGTTGCGCCAGGGCAAGCGCGTTGGCCTCCTGATGATTTCCGGCTGCAGCGGCAAATGGAATCAGGATGGACGGCAGTCCACACACCGCGATCTCAGCCAACGTCAGCGCCCCTGCCCTGCTCATCACCACATCCGCCGCCCTGTAGGCCAGGGGCATTTCGGTGATGAAATCTGTCATCCACACACGATCCTCACACCCGACAAGTGCCTGCCGTACCGCTTCCTGATTCCATTTTCCGCTGCTCCAGATGAGCTGCATCTCCGACTCTGAGAGCAGACGGGACAACATACCGATAACCGCTTGGTTGATCACCCGGGCCCCCTGGCTGCCTCCGAAGACCAGCAGCGTCGGACGGTCCGGATTCAAGCCGAAATGACGCCGTGCCTCTGCCGGCGTAACCGACACCTGAAAATCGCGCACCGGATTTCCGGTCGCATAGACATTCTTCCGTCCCGCAAAATAAGGCCGCGCCTCCACAAAACCGAGGTGCACCTGGTCCACCCAGCGCGCCAGAAGCCGGGTAGTGACGCCGGGAAAGCTGTTCTGCTCCTGAATCAGCGTCGGACGCCCGAGCAGATGGGCCGCCAGCAGGATGGGGCCGCTGACATAGCCGCCGGTACCGACGACCACCCGGGGCTGCACCCGCCGCACCACCCTGACGCTCTGCACCAGGCTCCAGATCAGCAAAAAAGGCAGTGCCAGATTGATCCAGAAGCGACGCCGGGCAAAGCCGCGGATGGGGATGCGGTGCAGTGGGTATCCCAGTTCCGGTACGATGCGCGATTCGACACCGCGCGCAGTGCCCGCAAAATGGATCTCCGCCTGCGGATTCAGCTTGCGCAGTTCCGACGCGATGGCGATGGCCGGGTAAAGATGGCCGCCCGTCCCGCCGCCGGCGAACAGGTAGGCCGGTTTCCGCTTTCCGGTGCGGTTCATCGAACACTCCGGCGTAAAGAGACGGTTTGCCGGACCCGGGTCCGGCTGGAGAAGAGGTGAGCCTTCTCCGGAAAGGCGCGCTCTTCAACCCGCTGCCGGTATTCGCGCCAGCCCGGACTCTTGGCGTAGGCCGGACTGCCTTGAGCGGAAATGTTGAGCAACAGGCCAAGCGCGCAGAGATGGGTCACCAGCGAGGTGCCACCGTAACTCAGGAAGGGCATCGGAATGCCCGTCGTGGGAAGCAGCCCGATAACCACCGCCGCATTGACGAGCGCATAGCTTGCATAGCAGGCGGTGATGCCCCCGGCCAGATAGCGTCCGGTCGCATCGGGCGCCTGCTGAGCAATAATCAGGCCGCGGTGAATGATCACCAGGAAGAGCAGCAGCACACCGATCGTGCCGATCAGCCCGTATTCCTCACCGATCATGGCAAAAATAAAGTCGTTGTGAGCCTCCGGGAGAAAAAGATATTTCTGGC encodes:
- a CDS encoding RluA family pseudouridine synthase, yielding MMNPLYLDDDIAVFDKPTGLASIPERNPDAACLLHLAETALGQKLFIVHRLDKEVSGLILFARHAAAHRFLNACFAGRTVEKRYLLLALGRIMSDRGQIDAAIRQYGSGRMGIDPERGKPSLTEYAVLKRFSGSSLVRAFPHTGRRHQLRVHFYSIGHPIAGDPRYGGTPTGPAWPRLMLHAEAIAFTTAAGIPLEFTAPPPASFTAVLERLEPLRPKDPLL
- a CDS encoding DUF72 domain-containing protein — protein: MEKLHIGTCSWKYPSWAGLVYSAPTGIDYLREYAQKYTTVEIDQWFWSLFEGGKVQLPKTTDVESYARAVPKSFTFTIKAPNSVSLTHPYQGASDGPVAANPFFLSAAVMRDLYERLEPLREQIGMLFLQFEYLNRQKMASQQQFQQRVQEFRAQLPAGPPLGLEIRNSTWLNATFFEFLLAAGIHPVLLQGYWMPPVTQVYEKHRALIVRHPTLMLRLMGADRQGIEKEAAGSWDRVLWSKEQELLGIAEMIRDILAAGVELYVNINNHYEGSAPRTIARLLELLDV
- a CDS encoding glycoside hydrolase family 16 protein, coding for MKSIRLIGLLMVFGLWACEKDSVSADNKPVDKPEGWQLVWSDDFTTNGLPSATRWGYQTGGSGWGNDEKQYYYGDRPENCRVENGMLIIEARKDNFEGHPYTSARLVSRGKGDWTYGRFEIRAKLPAGRGTWPAIWMMPTVSTYGSGGWPDNGEIDIMEHVGYDMGIIHASIHSLKYNHKINTQKTATLKVYDVASKFHDYILEWDATQIRAWVDTTLYFTTPNEGKGWEYWPFDKSFYLILNIAIGGSWGGAQGIDDSIFPQQMVVDYVRVYQKPQ
- a CDS encoding pyridoxal-dependent decarboxylase; this translates as MADHPSYHMTPEEFRRLGYRMIDWIAGYQQRVAELPVLSRAEPGSIRAKLPTAPPDQGEPLDAVFHDLEEIILPGLTHWQSPNFFAFFPANTSGPSILGELLSAGLGVQGMLWATSPACTELETHMLDWMADLLDLPRSFRSSGTGGGVIQDSASGAALCAILAAREQATAQRSNEIGCDGRLTAYTSVEAHSSIEKAIKIAGIGRANLRLIPVDDRCAMRTPLLEEAIRTDLQAGRKPFFVSATIGTTAANGLDPLPEIGRIAADYGLWFHVDGAMSGTAALCPEFRFIQAGLEWADSYCFNPHKWMFTNFDCDCNYVRDRGALIRALSILPEYLRNRATESGAVIDYRDWQVALGRRFRSLKLWFVLRHYGREGLQYHIRRHVALAQQFAEWVAADPGFEIALPPPLNLVCFRHRGGDQANQYIMDEINQSGRAYLTHAILAGKLTLRLCVGQSGTELDHVQAIWQRLQEASGRWQQQERSRRGADE
- a CDS encoding D-hexose-6-phosphate mutarotase, whose translation is MNSSEDPATRPLSGKGGLPMLEVVNGQAKALISLYGGQVLSWVPRGEEEVLFLSERSHFTAGQPIRGGVPICWPWFGPHPADPAKPMHGFARLMTWRLTSSATLPSGASRIELMLTESPETLALWPQPFRLLLHIDVGSHLRIALTMVNSGPEPLATTSALHSYFRLGKAGQVHITGLDDTFYIDTLQQDLYTLQRGKLQVDQEINRIYLDTASLCMIHDPLLERQIVVKKEGSRSTVVWNPWSERSRGMADLGPDEYQYMVCIEAGNVRQDGRTLAPGASHTLVTEFAVIH
- the rpmB gene encoding 50S ribosomal protein L28; its protein translation is MSKKCDICGKGPQVGNNVSHAHNLTKTRWMPNIRKMRIVEKGATRQAYVCTRCLRGNKVTKAL
- a CDS encoding radical SAM protein, which translates into the protein MADQVGAFRAHARKLLSAESRRRESFPTGPTPLALVYPNSYATGMSSLGFQTVYRLFNEQPLLKGERAFQLEGPFAASFHTLESQRPLNRFRILAFSLSYELDYPHVVALLKRAGIPLLAQQRSERDPIVMMGGIAAFYNPSVLAPVADCFLVGEAEGFIPEFEGTYQEHLDAGGRREPFLERLAQLEGVWVPAVHGLEPPPGAVRRRYLDVHTHPPATSVVVTPYMHLEMFMVEVGRGCGRGCSFCAAGHLYHPFRTWPLEAVLQEVERYAHPGDRIGLVGAALSDYRPLDRLCESLLARGHKVSLSSLRADRVSEALLLALDASDLRSVTLAPEAGSERLRRAIRKDLQEEAILQAAARIGASPIRQLKLYYMIGLPSEQPEDLRALIELTRKVAALFCRKESQREVRVSINTFVPKPWTPFQWAAMASEKQIKEKRNHLLAELNRIEGVSAGRKSAREELFQALFAIGNHEVGEALVASIDRGDDWRAIYPRFAEWIHRAKRREESLPWDFIDNGLEKDRLWQGWQAAQ
- the ftsZ gene encoding cell division protein FtsZ, whose product is MNLTFDFDDVNPNSAVLKVVGVGGAGGNAVTRMISEGLKGVGFIAINTDEQALEYCMAPTKIRIGTKTTQGLGAGADPTKGQRAIEEDRNAVYDALADADLVFVTAGMGGGTGTGAAPVVAQIARDIGALTVGIVTRPFIFEGPKRMMRADEGILALKECVDTLIVVPNQRLISIVPPDTPLDKAFRYADEILFNATKGISDLITVPGLVNLDFADVRAVMSEAGDALMGSGVGRGENKAKIAAEQAIHSPLLEDVSIAGSLGLLVNITGGPKMSLAEVNAATTIIFEEAGPRANIIFGAVIDNSLDDEMRITVISTGLSSAVRRPRESGNWTSVKFEQGGLLEKEIPAVTRLDEINEHVSKEASRDILNPSWQQRTTIPANRPKPPQSEPHPPSQTPSSRPEPAYTWKDVERTLQDVPLESGNGNGHDDSEFDIPACRRNRWKLL